In Pseudoalteromonas sp. '520P1 No. 423', the following proteins share a genomic window:
- a CDS encoding FKBP-type peptidyl-prolyl cis-trans isomerase produces the protein MKMILAIGAIILVVFYFYNKANVKKISLENIKLGKEYLAFNKTQEGVLETDSGLQYQLITKGQGENHPTKTSKVKVHYHGTLIDGTVFDSSVDRGQPISFGLNQVISGWTEGVQLMVEGDKMRFVIPSHLAYGNRNAGKITAGSTLIFEVELLAID, from the coding sequence ATGAAAATGATTTTAGCGATTGGCGCTATTATTTTAGTTGTTTTTTATTTTTATAATAAAGCAAATGTTAAAAAAATATCTCTAGAGAATATTAAATTAGGTAAAGAGTATTTAGCATTTAATAAAACACAAGAAGGGGTGTTAGAAACCGACTCCGGATTACAATATCAATTAATAACAAAGGGACAGGGAGAAAATCATCCTACAAAGACAAGTAAAGTTAAAGTACATTACCATGGTACATTAATAGACGGAACAGTATTTGATAGTTCAGTAGATCGAGGCCAACCTATCTCATTTGGTTTAAATCAAGTGATATCAGGTTGGACTGAAGGTGTTCAACTTATGGTTGAGGGTGATAAAATGCGCTTTGTGATCCCGAGTCATTTAGCCTATGGCAACCGAAATGCTGGTAAAATCACAGCAGGATCAACATTAATTTTTGAAGTAGAGCTATTAGCGATAGACTAA
- a CDS encoding DUF1456 family protein, which translates to MINNLVLRRLRYALNLREESMADIFALSGHKITKFSISCLLKKDEDEAFVECTDVVLEMFLDGLIIKNRGVREDNKAQPVKNEAEVVRLNNNIIMKKLRIAFEFKDDDMLDVMKKAGFRFSKTELTALFRKRGTRNFKPCGDQLLRNFLIGLCEKFRPSEKKSVAAEDSPWNKTNK; encoded by the coding sequence ATGATTAATAACCTAGTACTACGCCGTTTACGTTATGCTTTAAATTTGCGTGAAGAATCTATGGCGGATATTTTCGCATTATCAGGACATAAAATAACAAAATTCTCAATTAGCTGTCTTCTAAAAAAAGATGAAGATGAAGCGTTTGTTGAATGTACTGATGTTGTATTAGAAATGTTTCTGGACGGTTTAATCATAAAAAATCGCGGTGTTAGAGAAGATAATAAAGCACAACCAGTTAAAAATGAAGCTGAAGTAGTGAGACTTAATAACAATATTATTATGAAAAAATTACGAATTGCGTTCGAATTTAAAGATGATGATATGCTTGATGTGATGAAAAAAGCAGGATTTAGATTTTCTAAAACTGAACTGACTGCGCTATTTAGGAAGCGTGGTACACGTAACTTCAAGCCTTGCGGAGATCAGTTATTAAGAAACTTTTTAATCGGGTTATGTGAAAAATTTAGACCATCTGAGAAAAAATCTGTTGCTGCCGAAGATTCTCCTTGGAATAAAACGAACAAATAA
- a CDS encoding DUF1244 domain-containing protein: protein MDKQTQTELEAAAFRKLLSHLDENKDVQNIDLMITGNFCRNCLSKWLVSEAKERDVSLDMDDAKEWVYKMPYSEWKENHQLPATDEQMAAFNKRQK from the coding sequence ATGGATAAGCAAACACAAACAGAACTAGAAGCAGCAGCTTTTAGAAAGTTATTGTCTCATTTAGATGAAAACAAAGATGTGCAAAATATAGATTTAATGATCACAGGCAACTTTTGTCGTAATTGTTTAAGTAAGTGGTTAGTTTCAGAAGCTAAAGAACGTGATGTTTCACTTGATATGGATGATGCAAAAGAGTGGGTTTATAAAATGCCTTACAGTGAATGGAAAGAAAATCATCAACTTCCTGCTACTGATGAACAAATGGCTGCATTTAACAAACGTCAAAAATAA
- a CDS encoding DEAD/DEAH box helicase, with protein MTDSANITFDSLNLNPSVLQAITEMGYTSPTPIQKQSIPVLLEGGDVLGEAQTGTGKTAAFGLPTISRLDPNLRAPQMLVVCPTRELAIQVAEALADFCKHMRGMFVTTVYGGQSYTPQLRDLKRGPQIVVGTPGRMMDHIKKGRLNLDNLKACVLDEADEMLNMGFLEDIEWILEHVPNETQMAFFSATMPAPIKKITRKFLTEPTHIKIESVKENKAKITQKAWRVGRIGKNTGLERIAEVVDYDAMIVFVRTRNDTIVLAEHLNSKGFAASALNGDLQQQDRERIVDQLKTGKIDILIATDVVARGLDVPRISHVINYDLPHDPESYVHRIGRTGRAGREGEAILFATGREMRSLHRLERVTDGQIGTFDMPTSEQLGKKRVAKTQEKLQKIIESNDLAQFTEIIETVAKDTELSPLELASALLFERQVKMPFFPKADPVERASDRNERGSRNDRNDRNARNDRGGRNNDRADRGERRLRRDNGEFNTYRFNVGRAQGVRPGDIVGAVANEISISASDIGQIRLYGEFTHVDLPKDMDKQAFDKLQDVQIRRQDISPSLATAEQIQEAKSADQNSQERRGNGNDRGNRNDSRRDQSRGRRNDSRGRSDSRSRDDVWSKKPRANSGNDSGRIIRQFS; from the coding sequence ATGACTGATAGCGCAAACATCACTTTTGATTCATTAAACTTAAACCCTTCTGTATTACAAGCTATTACAGAAATGGGTTATACATCTCCTACGCCAATTCAAAAACAATCTATACCGGTATTATTAGAAGGTGGCGATGTATTAGGTGAAGCACAAACCGGTACTGGTAAAACAGCTGCATTTGGTTTACCAACGATTTCTAGATTAGATCCAAATTTACGTGCACCACAAATGTTAGTTGTGTGCCCTACCCGAGAACTTGCCATTCAGGTAGCTGAAGCTTTAGCGGATTTCTGTAAACATATGCGTGGCATGTTTGTTACTACAGTTTACGGTGGCCAATCTTATACCCCGCAATTACGTGATTTAAAACGTGGCCCACAAATTGTTGTTGGTACACCAGGCCGTATGATGGATCACATCAAAAAAGGTCGTTTGAATTTAGATAATTTAAAAGCATGTGTACTAGATGAAGCTGATGAAATGCTTAACATGGGCTTTTTAGAAGATATCGAGTGGATTTTAGAGCACGTACCTAATGAAACTCAAATGGCATTTTTCTCTGCAACTATGCCTGCACCAATTAAAAAAATCACGCGTAAATTCTTAACTGAACCGACACATATAAAAATAGAATCAGTTAAAGAAAATAAAGCAAAAATCACTCAAAAAGCATGGCGTGTTGGCCGTATTGGTAAAAATACTGGTTTAGAACGCATTGCTGAAGTAGTTGATTATGATGCTATGATTGTTTTTGTTAGAACCAGAAATGATACTATCGTTTTAGCCGAACACCTAAATAGTAAAGGTTTTGCAGCATCAGCATTGAATGGTGATTTACAACAACAAGATCGTGAACGCATTGTAGACCAGTTAAAAACGGGTAAAATTGATATTTTAATTGCAACAGATGTTGTAGCACGTGGTCTAGATGTTCCTCGTATTTCTCATGTTATAAACTACGATTTACCACATGATCCTGAATCATATGTTCACCGTATTGGTCGTACAGGTCGTGCTGGTCGTGAAGGCGAAGCAATATTATTTGCGACTGGTCGTGAAATGCGTAGCCTACACCGTTTAGAAAGAGTAACTGATGGTCAAATAGGTACTTTTGACATGCCAACGTCTGAGCAACTTGGTAAAAAACGTGTAGCTAAAACTCAGGAAAAACTACAAAAAATTATTGAAAGCAATGATTTAGCACAATTCACTGAAATTATTGAAACTGTTGCAAAAGATACTGAACTTTCACCGCTAGAGCTCGCTTCTGCATTATTGTTTGAAAGACAGGTGAAAATGCCATTTTTCCCGAAAGCAGACCCAGTAGAGCGTGCTTCGGATAGGAATGAACGTGGTTCTCGAAACGATCGCAATGATAGAAACGCTAGAAATGATCGTGGTGGCCGTAACAATGACAGAGCTGATCGTGGTGAACGTAGACTTCGTCGTGATAATGGTGAATTTAATACATACCGTTTCAATGTAGGTCGTGCTCAAGGTGTTCGCCCTGGTGATATCGTTGGCGCTGTTGCAAATGAGATTTCAATTAGTGCAAGTGACATCGGACAAATCCGTTTATATGGTGAGTTCACACATGTTGATTTACCAAAAGATATGGACAAGCAAGCTTTTGATAAATTACAAGATGTTCAAATTCGCAGACAAGATATTTCACCAAGTCTAGCAACTGCTGAACAGATTCAAGAAGCAAAGTCTGCAGATCAAAATTCTCAAGAACGTCGTGGCAATGGTAACGATCGTGGAAACAGAAATGATTCTCGTCGCGATCAATCTCGTGGTCGTCGAAATGACTCTAGAGGTCGTAGCGATTCGCGTAGCCGTGATGATGTTTGGTCTAAAAAACCACGTGCAAATAGTGGTAATGATTCAGGCAGAATCATTCGTCAATTTTCATAA
- a CDS encoding site-specific integrase: MLIALVDTLKQLRLQISHLEDNTLQQEYPQLSDFIANKSNLIDNIYSDLSFLYQFLFVYGRKSEGTFNRFRGELERFYLWSWNIKALSVFDLKRVDLEEYIEFVVNPSSDWIANSVQWRYKNNKGLRIQNEKWRPFIFKEQGLSQQSFSSLFTALNVFYKFAILEEKTFANFVPVVKKNSPYLVVQSQINMPDTLSDIQWEYVLGITKDRCIDDPSLERNLFILACLKGLYLRISELSERPQWSAVMSDFWQDNDKFWFLRIMGKGNKLRDVTLSDDFLDYLKRYRIFRGLTPLPRPDDPEPIIHKLRGQGGMTVRQLRRLVQQSFDLAEASLFKDGFTEDAEQLKAATAHWLRHTGATHDAQTRPLKHLSEDLGHSKIATTDQIYIQTNVKERAKSGLKRKL; this comes from the coding sequence ATGCTAATTGCATTGGTTGATACATTAAAGCAGCTACGTCTTCAAATTTCTCATCTAGAAGATAATACCTTACAGCAAGAATACCCCCAATTATCTGATTTTATCGCAAATAAAAGTAATTTAATTGATAACATTTATAGCGATTTAAGTTTTTTATATCAGTTCTTATTTGTATACGGTAGGAAATCAGAAGGTACATTTAATCGATTTAGAGGTGAATTAGAACGATTTTATCTTTGGTCATGGAACATAAAAGCATTATCAGTATTTGATTTAAAGCGTGTAGATTTAGAAGAATATATAGAATTTGTAGTAAACCCTAGCTCAGATTGGATTGCTAATTCCGTTCAATGGCGTTATAAAAATAATAAAGGTTTACGTATTCAAAATGAAAAATGGCGCCCTTTTATATTTAAAGAACAAGGGCTTAGTCAACAAAGTTTCTCATCTCTATTCACAGCTCTTAACGTATTCTACAAGTTTGCAATATTAGAAGAAAAAACATTTGCCAATTTTGTGCCTGTGGTTAAAAAAAATAGTCCTTACTTAGTTGTTCAGTCTCAAATTAATATGCCTGATACATTAAGTGATATTCAGTGGGAATATGTTTTAGGAATAACCAAAGATAGATGTATTGATGATCCAAGTTTAGAAAGAAATTTATTTATATTAGCCTGTCTCAAAGGATTATATTTACGAATTTCGGAATTATCAGAACGCCCTCAATGGTCTGCTGTTATGTCTGATTTTTGGCAAGATAATGATAAGTTTTGGTTTTTGAGGATCATGGGTAAAGGTAATAAATTACGAGATGTAACCTTATCTGATGATTTCTTAGATTATTTAAAACGATATCGTATTTTTAGGGGGTTAACTCCCCTACCTCGTCCTGATGATCCCGAACCGATAATTCATAAATTGCGGGGTCAAGGTGGCATGACTGTTCGACAATTACGAAGATTAGTTCAGCAAAGTTTTGACTTAGCAGAAGCGTCATTATTTAAAGATGGATTTACTGAAGATGCTGAACAATTAAAAGCAGCAACGGCTCATTGGTTAAGACATACAGGTGCAACACATGATGCACAAACCCGTCCACTAAAACATTTGTCAGAAGATTTAGGTCATTCAAAAATAGCAACAACAGATCAAATTTACATTCAAACAAATGTTAAAGAACGAGCTAAGTCTGGTTTAAAAAGAAAACTATAG
- a CDS encoding FAD-binding and (Fe-S)-binding domain-containing protein, which produces MIKKLLQTDTVSDLTNQFVEQLKHTAFSGEIDISFATRVVTSTDNSIYQETPQAVIFPKNANDIQIACALTNKDIFKTLSFGPRGGGTGTNGQSLTPGIMLDLSRHMRKIIEINVEESWVKVEAGVIKDQLNDFLKPFGYFFAPDLSTSNRATVGGMINTDASGQGSLVYGKTSDHVLAMDAVLIDGTEFSTNKMPVEQAKALAKENTSVGNLYNTVLNIGLDNRALILEKFPRLNRFLTGYDLENIFNKDLNEFDLGRVLTGSEGSLAVITHAKLNITPIANFKTLINIKYDSFDSALRNSPFLVEARATSVETVDSKVLNLAREDIIWHSVSDLITDVPGKDMQGLNMVEFNGETQAEIDDKVKTLCARLDELITGQQAGLIGYQLLTDRDDILKIYAMRKKSVGLLGKTASSKKPLAFAEDTAVPPEHLADYIQEFRDLLDSHNLDYGMFGHVDAGVLHVRPALDMADQKQEKLLRLISDEVVKLTAKYGGLMWGEHGKGYRSEYGPDFFGDELFSKLREIKTAFDPNNKLNPGKICTPITSDSELVSVDSQKRAWFDKAIPTNIKSSFDNAMNCNGNGLCFNYDEKSPMCPSYKVTKDRRYSPKGRASLMREWLRLQSNKGVDLLQTENDINKPSSTFTDIRAWFEKLKNSKAKQQGEYDFSHEVKESMDECLACKACTTACPINVDVPTFRSRFLNYYHDVYARPLKDYFVANIEQTAPIMSKFSKVINPILKMNLTKKVIQKQIGYVDTPLLSEPSLASQVKSKYDFNFDNLKTLSDDEKSKTVLIVQDPFTSFYEAELVVSLITLVKKLNLRPVLLPFKPNGKPQHVKGFLKDFTKTAKTSAEFLNQVSELNIKMIGLDASLVMCYRDEYKTILNSQRGDFEVLLAHEWLQDQKFHPAKNTNDKNFVLINHCTETTALPNTVNVWKNIFEQSNLILNSVSTGCCGMAGTYGHEAKNLDNSRALYDMSWKPVIEKNQRHVILATGFSCRSQVKRFENFKPRHPIELLAEIL; this is translated from the coding sequence ATGATAAAAAAACTATTGCAAACGGACACAGTTTCGGATTTAACAAATCAATTTGTTGAGCAACTTAAGCACACTGCATTTTCTGGTGAAATTGATATATCGTTTGCAACTCGAGTTGTAACGTCAACTGATAACAGTATTTATCAAGAAACGCCTCAAGCAGTTATCTTCCCAAAAAATGCCAATGATATTCAAATTGCATGTGCGCTTACGAATAAAGATATCTTTAAAACTTTATCTTTTGGTCCACGAGGCGGCGGCACAGGCACAAATGGTCAATCTTTAACTCCTGGGATCATGCTCGATTTATCTCGACATATGAGAAAAATAATTGAAATAAATGTTGAAGAGTCATGGGTTAAGGTTGAAGCGGGTGTTATTAAAGATCAATTAAATGATTTTTTAAAGCCTTTTGGCTACTTTTTTGCTCCAGATTTATCTACAAGTAATCGCGCAACTGTTGGTGGTATGATCAATACCGATGCCTCGGGTCAAGGGTCTTTAGTGTATGGTAAAACCAGTGATCATGTCTTAGCTATGGATGCTGTATTAATAGATGGCACTGAGTTTTCAACTAATAAAATGCCAGTAGAGCAAGCAAAAGCGCTTGCCAAAGAAAATACTAGTGTAGGCAATCTATACAATACCGTTTTAAATATAGGTTTAGATAATAGGGCACTCATACTAGAGAAATTCCCAAGACTAAACCGTTTTTTAACTGGGTATGACCTTGAAAATATCTTTAATAAAGATTTAAACGAATTTGATCTTGGCCGAGTACTGACAGGCTCGGAAGGTTCATTAGCAGTTATTACCCATGCTAAATTAAATATCACGCCAATTGCTAACTTCAAAACTTTAATTAATATTAAATATGATAGCTTTGATTCTGCATTAAGAAATTCACCATTTTTAGTTGAAGCTCGCGCAACATCAGTAGAGACAGTTGATAGTAAAGTGCTCAATCTTGCTAGAGAAGATATCATTTGGCATTCAGTTTCAGACTTAATTACAGATGTGCCAGGCAAAGATATGCAAGGACTCAATATGGTTGAGTTCAATGGTGAAACACAAGCAGAAATTGATGATAAAGTTAAAACTTTATGTGCAAGACTAGATGAACTCATTACTGGACAACAAGCTGGTTTAATTGGATATCAATTATTAACTGATAGAGATGACATATTAAAAATATATGCCATGCGTAAAAAATCAGTTGGTTTACTTGGTAAAACTGCTAGTAGTAAAAAACCGTTAGCATTTGCAGAAGATACCGCTGTACCACCAGAACATCTTGCCGATTACATTCAAGAATTTAGAGACTTATTAGATTCTCATAATTTAGATTATGGTATGTTTGGTCATGTTGATGCGGGGGTTCTTCATGTTAGACCCGCATTAGATATGGCAGATCAGAAACAAGAAAAACTGTTAAGGTTAATATCTGATGAAGTCGTAAAACTCACAGCCAAATATGGTGGTTTAATGTGGGGTGAACACGGTAAAGGATATCGCAGTGAGTACGGCCCTGATTTTTTTGGTGATGAACTATTTTCTAAATTAAGAGAAATAAAAACAGCATTTGATCCAAACAATAAATTAAATCCAGGAAAGATTTGTACACCTATAACAAGTGACTCTGAATTAGTGAGTGTTGACTCACAAAAAAGAGCTTGGTTTGATAAGGCAATTCCAACTAATATAAAAAGTAGTTTTGACAATGCTATGAATTGTAATGGTAACGGTTTGTGCTTTAACTATGATGAAAAGTCACCTATGTGTCCTTCATATAAAGTCACTAAAGATAGACGATATTCTCCTAAAGGTCGTGCTTCTTTAATGCGTGAGTGGTTAAGATTACAAAGTAATAAAGGTGTTGATTTATTACAAACTGAAAATGATATAAATAAACCAAGCAGTACATTTACAGACATAAGAGCTTGGTTTGAAAAACTAAAAAACTCTAAAGCAAAACAACAAGGAGAATACGATTTCTCTCATGAAGTTAAAGAGTCTATGGATGAATGTTTAGCATGTAAAGCATGTACTACTGCTTGTCCAATTAATGTTGATGTCCCTACATTTAGATCTCGTTTCTTAAATTATTATCACGATGTTTATGCGCGTCCGTTAAAAGATTATTTCGTTGCAAATATAGAACAAACAGCGCCAATCATGTCTAAGTTTTCAAAAGTGATAAATCCAATTTTGAAAATGAATCTGACAAAAAAAGTTATCCAAAAACAAATTGGTTATGTAGATACACCTCTATTAAGTGAGCCTTCACTTGCTTCACAAGTGAAATCTAAATACGATTTTAATTTTGATAATCTAAAAACACTCAGCGACGATGAAAAATCAAAAACCGTTTTAATTGTTCAAGACCCTTTTACCAGTTTTTATGAAGCGGAATTAGTGGTTAGCTTAATTACCTTAGTTAAAAAATTAAATCTGCGTCCAGTACTATTACCATTTAAACCCAATGGTAAACCGCAACATGTAAAAGGATTTCTAAAAGATTTTACAAAAACGGCAAAAACATCCGCAGAGTTTTTAAATCAAGTGAGTGAACTCAATATAAAGATGATTGGTTTAGATGCATCTTTAGTAATGTGTTATCGCGATGAATATAAAACAATTTTAAATTCACAAAGAGGAGACTTTGAAGTTTTACTTGCGCATGAATGGTTACAAGATCAAAAATTCCATCCTGCAAAAAATACCAATGATAAAAACTTTGTGTTGATAAATCATTGTACAGAAACAACAGCATTACCTAATACTGTTAATGTTTGGAAAAATATTTTTGAACAATCAAACTTAATTTTAAATTCTGTCAGCACTGGTTGCTGTGGTATGGCGGGCACTTATGGACACGAAGCTAAAAATTTAGATAACTCTCGTGCACTTTATGATATGAGTTGGAAACCAGTTATCGAAAAAAATCAGAGGCATGTAATTTTAGCCACCGGTTTTTCTTGTAGAAGCCAAGTGAAAAGATTTGAAAACTTTAAACCTAGGCACCCAATAGAACTATTAGCTGAAATATTATAA
- the ppsA gene encoding phosphoenolpyruvate synthase, translated as MQESVLWYQELGMQDVPRVGGKNASLGEMISNLANAGVQVPGGFATTSDAFNEFLEQSGLNARIYNVLDDLDVDDVIKLAQVGADIRQWIIDTPFHESFNSAIKQAYTELCDGAEENASFAVRSSATAEDMPDASFAGQQETFLNVRGIDAVMVAIKHVFASLFNDRAISYRVHQGYDHRGVALSAGIQRMVRSDKASSGVMFSIDTESGFEDVVFITSSYGLGEMVVQGAVNPDEFYVHKPTLAAGRPSVVRRNLGSKAIEMVYSDDEGHGKQVEIIDVQQSLSDQFSITDDEVQELAKQAVIIEKHYGRAMDIEWAKDGNDGKLYIVQARPETVRSNEDANVMERYKLNESSKVIAEGRAIGNKIGSGTVRVLESIAQMDQVQVGDVLVTDMTDPDWEPIMKRASAIVTNRGGRTCHAAIIARELGIPAVVGCGNATDLIKENDEVTVSCAEGDTGFIYQGRLKFDVITSRVDEMPDLPMKVMMNVGNPDRAFDFARLPHSGIGLARLEFIINRMIGVHPKALINFAKQDESVKDEIKEMMAGYDSPVEFYVNKLVEGIATLGCAFSPEKVIVRMSDFKSNEYANLVGGQQYEPEEENPMIGFRGASRYISEDFRDCFALECEAIKRVRNDMGLTNIEIMIPFVRTVGEAKRVIELLEEHGLKRGENGLRIIMMCELPSNALLAEEFLEHFDGFSIGSNDLTQLTLGLDRDSGLIAHLFDERDLAIKKLLSMAIQTAKSKGKYVGICGQGPSDHEDFAAWLVEQGIDSVSLNPDTVLKTWLYLAEQHGK; from the coding sequence GTGCAAGAATCCGTTCTCTGGTATCAAGAACTTGGTATGCAAGATGTTCCTCGTGTTGGTGGTAAAAATGCCTCACTTGGTGAAATGATTTCTAACCTAGCAAATGCTGGTGTTCAAGTCCCTGGTGGATTTGCAACAACATCAGATGCTTTTAACGAGTTCCTTGAGCAATCGGGATTAAATGCTCGCATCTATAATGTACTAGATGACTTAGATGTTGATGATGTGATTAAGTTAGCGCAGGTTGGCGCAGATATACGTCAATGGATCATTGATACACCTTTTCACGAATCTTTCAATTCCGCTATAAAGCAAGCCTATACAGAGCTATGTGATGGTGCTGAAGAAAATGCTTCATTTGCTGTACGATCTTCAGCAACAGCTGAAGATATGCCTGATGCTTCATTCGCAGGACAACAAGAAACCTTCTTAAATGTCCGGGGCATTGATGCTGTAATGGTTGCTATCAAGCATGTTTTTGCTTCTTTATTTAATGATCGTGCTATTTCATATCGTGTTCATCAAGGTTATGACCATCGTGGTGTCGCATTATCTGCTGGAATACAGCGCATGGTAAGATCAGATAAAGCATCATCAGGTGTGATGTTTAGTATAGATACTGAATCTGGTTTTGAAGACGTTGTATTTATTACCTCAAGCTATGGCTTAGGTGAAATGGTTGTACAAGGTGCTGTTAACCCAGACGAATTCTACGTTCATAAACCAACTTTAGCTGCTGGACGACCAAGTGTTGTTCGCAGAAATTTAGGCTCAAAAGCGATTGAAATGGTTTATTCTGACGATGAAGGCCATGGCAAGCAAGTTGAAATTATCGACGTACAACAAAGTTTAAGCGATCAATTTTCAATTACTGATGACGAAGTACAAGAGCTTGCAAAGCAAGCTGTTATCATCGAAAAACATTATGGCCGAGCGATGGATATCGAATGGGCTAAAGATGGAAACGACGGTAAACTTTATATTGTACAAGCCCGCCCTGAGACAGTTCGCTCTAATGAAGATGCGAATGTTATGGAGCGCTATAAACTGAATGAATCATCAAAAGTAATTGCTGAAGGTCGTGCCATAGGGAATAAAATTGGTAGCGGCACAGTAAGAGTACTTGAATCAATTGCACAAATGGATCAAGTACAAGTAGGTGATGTTTTAGTAACAGATATGACAGATCCAGATTGGGAACCTATCATGAAACGTGCATCTGCGATTGTTACAAATCGTGGTGGTCGAACATGTCACGCCGCAATTATCGCGCGTGAATTAGGTATTCCTGCGGTAGTAGGATGTGGTAATGCAACTGATTTAATTAAAGAAAATGATGAAGTTACGGTTTCATGTGCTGAAGGTGATACAGGTTTTATTTATCAAGGTAGATTAAAATTTGATGTGATTACTTCTCGTGTAGATGAAATGCCTGATTTGCCAATGAAAGTAATGATGAATGTTGGTAATCCAGATCGCGCATTTGATTTTGCGCGTCTGCCTCATTCTGGTATAGGATTAGCTAGATTAGAGTTTATTATTAACCGCATGATAGGTGTGCACCCAAAAGCACTGATCAACTTTGCCAAACAAGATGAATCTGTCAAAGATGAAATCAAAGAAATGATGGCCGGTTATGACTCACCAGTTGAGTTTTATGTAAACAAACTTGTTGAAGGTATCGCTACTTTAGGTTGTGCATTTTCCCCTGAAAAAGTAATTGTTCGTATGTCTGATTTTAAATCAAACGAATATGCTAACTTAGTAGGCGGGCAACAATACGAACCTGAAGAAGAGAATCCCATGATAGGATTCCGAGGTGCTTCTAGATATATTTCTGAAGATTTCCGCGATTGTTTTGCACTAGAGTGTGAAGCAATTAAACGTGTTCGTAACGATATGGGTCTTACTAATATTGAGATCATGATCCCCTTTGTAAGAACCGTTGGTGAAGCAAAACGTGTTATTGAATTACTTGAAGAGCATGGCCTAAAACGTGGAGAAAATGGTTTACGCATTATTATGATGTGTGAATTACCTTCAAATGCGTTATTAGCTGAAGAATTTTTAGAGCATTTTGATGGTTTTTCAATTGGTTCTAACGATTTAACTCAGCTGACGTTAGGTTTAGATCGAGATTCAGGTCTTATTGCACATTTATTTGATGAGCGTGATTTAGCCATTAAAAAACTTTTATCTATGGCAATTCAAACTGCAAAATCCAAAGGTAAATATGTGGGTATTTGTGGTCAAGGACCTTCCGATCATGAAGACTTTGCAGCTTGGTTAGTAGAGCAGGGCATTGATTCTGTATCTTTAAATCCTGATACGGTTTTAAAAACTTGGTTATATTTAGCCGAACAACACGGTAAATAA
- a CDS encoding pyruvate, water dikinase regulatory protein gives MRTAFYISDGTAITAEVFGHATLSLFPVDFKNITIPFVETKEKALEVKNQIDKAISSKGEKPLVFYTFVDHELTDIINSSQGVCYDFLTFFSDQIEEEIKVEPVPRTHRTHSMHEKSYDFRIDAVNYALANDDGANLKNYEEADIILVGVSRSGKTPTSLYLALQYGIKAANYPFTDDDMDDLKIPPSLLPHKKKIFGLTIKPERLAAIRNERLANSKYASIRQCRIEVREVEMLYKTNRIPYLNSTQHSVEEISAKILAETGLERRKY, from the coding sequence TTGAGAACAGCATTTTATATTTCTGATGGTACGGCAATTACAGCCGAAGTTTTTGGCCATGCAACACTCTCATTATTTCCTGTGGATTTTAAAAACATTACAATCCCATTTGTAGAAACCAAGGAAAAAGCATTAGAAGTTAAAAACCAAATAGATAAAGCAATCAGTTCTAAAGGTGAAAAACCTTTGGTTTTTTACACTTTTGTTGATCATGAATTAACAGATATTATTAACTCATCTCAAGGCGTGTGCTATGATTTTTTAACCTTTTTTAGTGATCAAATAGAAGAAGAAATCAAAGTAGAACCTGTGCCTCGTACCCATAGAACGCATAGTATGCATGAAAAAAGCTATGATTTTAGAATTGACGCTGTGAACTATGCCTTAGCAAATGATGATGGAGCTAATTTAAAAAATTATGAAGAAGCTGACATCATTTTAGTTGGGGTCAGTCGAAGTGGTAAAACCCCAACAAGTTTATATCTGGCATTACAATATGGCATAAAAGCGGCTAACTATCCTTTTACTGACGATGATATGGATGATCTTAAAATCCCTCCTTCATTATTGCCGCATAAAAAGAAAATATTTGGTTTAACAATAAAACCTGAACGCTTAGCTGCTATTAGAAACGAAAGACTCGCAAACAGTAAATACGCCTCTATCAGGCAATGCAGAATTGAAGTACGAGAAGTTGAGATGTTATATAAAACGAACCGTATTCCATATTTGAATTCTACACAGCATTCTGTTGAGGAAATATCGGCTAAAATATTGGCTGAAACAGGTCTTGAAAGACGAAAGTATTAA